The Ectothiorhodospiraceae bacterium BW-2 nucleotide sequence CGCGATTTTGGCCTCAGCCGCCGTCGCGGCGGGGACTTGAATGGGGTTGACCACCACGCCTTCGACCAGATTCTCCAGTGTCCAGGCCAGATGTTGCGGGTCGATACGAAACATGGTGGAGCACATACAGATAGTCGGCGACATAAAGTGGATCGCCTTATTCTCTGCTGCAAAACGCTGATTGAGGCGGTTAACCAGATTTAGCTCGGTGCCGACTAGCCAGCGAGTGCCAGCGGGGGAGTCGGCGATGGTTTGAATAATCATTTCGGTCGAGCCGACCGCATCAGAGGCTTGACAGACCTCAAACGACGATTCAGGGTGAGAGATCACTTTGGCTTCGGGGTATTTGGCTCGAAACCGCTCAATATGTTGTGGCTGAAAGAGCTGATGCACCGAGCAGAACCCTTTCCAGAGGACTATTTTGGCCTGCTGAATCTGTTCTGGAGTGAGGCCGCCTAGCGGCTGATCAAAATCCCAAATAACCATCTGTTCTAAAGGGATTCCCATGCGGTAGCCGCTATTACGACCTAAGTGTTGATCGGGGAAGAATAGCACCTTCTCCCGCCGTTCAAACGACCACGCTAAGACCCGACTCGCATTGGAGGAGGTACAGACTACCCCCCCATGGCGACCGCAAAAGGCTTTTAGATCGGCTGCCGAGTTAATAT carries:
- the nadA gene encoding quinolinate synthase NadA; its protein translation is MSSPLPIQAYISLSDSECAERIATAKATLGSRVVILGHHYQRDEVFLFADYSGDSLKLSRQAAESEAEYIIFCGVHFMAEVADILSRDSQIAILPDMGAGCSMADMANLPAVERAWQELSDYLTPDEQLTPVTYINSAADLKAFCGRHGGVVCTSSNASRVLAWSFERREKVLFFPDQHLGRNSGYRMGIPLEQMVIWDFDQPLGGLTPEQIQQAKIVLWKGFCSVHQLFQPQHIERFRAKYPEAKVISHPESSFEVCQASDAVGSTEMIIQTIADSPAGTRWLVGTELNLVNRLNQRFAAENKAIHFMSPTICMCSTMFRIDPQHLAWTLENLVEGVVVNPIQVPAATAAEAKIALERMLTI